One genomic window of Paramormyrops kingsleyae isolate MSU_618 chromosome 22, PKINGS_0.4, whole genome shotgun sequence includes the following:
- the ndufab1b gene encoding NADH:ubiquinone oxidoreductase subunit AB1b isoform X2, whose product MLGLPAGVTVMASRVLFRCARVLALSRPLVARCPQDAAAALRLARRPLSALSCSRPERRSDQAWISGSLVQQCRQYGDLPPLTLENIKDRVMYVLKLYDKISPEKLQVSSHFMKDLGLDSLDQVEIIMAMEDEFGFEIPDAEAEKLMTPEEIVQYIANKKDVYE is encoded by the exons atgctgggattgcCCGCTGGTGTCACAGTTATGGCGTCCCGTGTCCTATTCCGATGTGCTCGCGTCCTCGCCCTTAGCCGACCCTTGGTGGCGCGGTGTCCGCAGGATGCCGCTGCTGCGCTCCGGTTGGCGCGGAGGCCGCTGTCCGCTCTCTCCTGCAGTCGGCCCGAACGGCGAAGCGACCAGGCGTGG ATCTCGGGGTCTCTGGTGCAACAATGCCGACAGTACGGGGACCTGCCGCCCCTCACCCTCGAAAACATTAAGGACCGAGTTATGTACGTGCTGAAGCTCTACGACAAGATCAGTCCAGAGAAA CTTCAGGTGTCTTCTCACTTCATGAAAGACCTGGGCTTGGACAGCTTGGACCAGGTGGAAATCATCATGGCCATGGAAGATGAGTTTG GGTTTGAGATCCCCGATGCAGAAGCAGAAAAGCTGATGACTCCGGAAGAGATCGTACAGTACATAGCCAACAAGAAGGATGTTTACGA GTAA
- the ndufab1b gene encoding NADH:ubiquinone oxidoreductase subunit AB1b isoform X1 produces the protein MLGLPAGVTVMASRVLFRCARVLALSRPLVARCPQDAAAALRLARRPLSALSCSRPERRSDQAWISGSLVQQCRQYGDLPPLTLENIKDRVMYVLKLYDKISPEKLQVSSHFMKDLGLDSLDQVEIIMAMEDEFGFEIPDAEAEKLMTPEEIVQYIANKKDVYE, from the exons atgctgggattgcCCGCTGGTGTCACAGTTATGGCGTCCCGTGTCCTATTCCGATGTGCTCGCGTCCTCGCCCTTAGCCGACCCTTGGTGGCGCGGTGTCCGCAGGATGCCGCTGCTGCGCTCCGGTTGGCGCGGAGGCCGCTGTCCGCTCTCTCCTGCAGTCGGCCCGAACGGCGAAGCGACCAGGCGTGG ATCTCGGGGTCTCTGGTGCAACAATGCCGACAGTACGGGGACCTGCCGCCCCTCACCCTCGAAAACATTAAGGACCGAGTTATGTACGTGCTGAAGCTCTACGACAAGATCAGTCCAGAGAAA CTTCAGGTGTCTTCTCACTTCATGAAAGACCTGGGCTTGGACAGCTTGGACCAGGTGGAAATCATCATGGCCATGGAAGATGAGTTTG GGTTTGAGATCCCCGATGCAGAAGCAGAAAAGCTGATGACTCCGGAAGAGATCGTACAGTACATAGCCAACAAGAAGGATGTTTACGAGTAA
- the LOC111849144 gene encoding trinucleotide repeat-containing gene 6A protein-like yields MAPIRDSVSHSPNQTDVTHSSLGTQYENHLWNSGSPGSDSDVPWGGGVIVGGCDREVWPSIHSGNTDLASECVDGDSASSSGSEKNLRATVAKGNGSDGKQAHGPGSHFTVANGSDYAGNGGLGGTWGVTHSPAVGVCEGPVEALASEGALNANASWSISQSAGLMGATQADPSVWRGVLQEDCSEPAATGATGGQTQNLNTEKNGPNNTTNGVTSSLPNSTGSLEMDEPSTWHTGAGVDSAQFRTTSIVPGNSKGGNGGSHAVVWAAQTGTTYSSDKSSVLEDPAASDTVNASLAHPAAHGAASFGNCDDDSDSRAQNGAWDSGPRASQTMTWSTGGSVGPATAPRPWESTSSSSSSSSSSSNAGARVSNGEWTSMPGGRQRHHTDSADKKGTGGWKSLEDDALGAVGQQGHGTWSRPAGGSEGSADSSTGSHGDREKDAHHGNGRKKTNHTSGLVQNMMSQADIDPRVLSNNGWGQTPVQQNTTWDTGITSNKKPDAGTGSWGAAPTPSSSSSTATTRWEDLKSASGWGGAKGLSGQDSWEDGSARNGQSSGLSKEDKSWCGTQKMKQGWSSGPEGWGGESSQMNHWVEPQKSGSGSWDSDSDRSGSGWSESGHRSNRSGSAHFKNDGPTGWGEPSKQGEQNRGWGEPTKQNNQNQGWGEPTKQNNQNQSWGEPTKQCEQNRGWDEPAKQNNQCWGEPSKQGDPNRGWGEPPKQNDQNQGWSEPPKQTDQGWAESGSAGTIRRKGIENSKRNQSTSGWGGDSTSHGSPDWNKMQEPASSPSGAPGNNKPSGWLGGPIPAPSKGEGPTGWEEPSPESIRRKMAIDDGTSAWGDPSKYNSSSVNLWSSGGGGDTGGDTGTPTGTPTTPQQAPAPPSSFSAKDKTFSSGWGEPYERTPKCESSWAEPPTGPPVSVDNGTAAWGKPADTGSSWEESAGGPSSSWGQQSQHKSVPKPMQDCWVAEQGPATSHPAWEDKGHVEIGMWNNASQETNQSGNWSYMKKAPPKFNKVASKTDDTWMNQMAKQFGSINFPRDSPEEALPSNKMEVPGGTMMDKRADATEYSGMMGRGAGSRHQVNKEPSTDRGPYFDKNVGPAFGGGHVMAHGRSSQQPPAQPRAQVPSTLLSSQVPPSLLKYPPSNGGLGLFGPQQLAMLSQLNQLNQLNQLNQLNQLNQLNQLSQLQRLLLQQQQQQQQQQKRNVLMGNRQQQDPQGRPLGPCSQLPPRHLDPPQHKQQHSSSQASAFLNQPTLKTYLESLVPQAVAPDPPREQSTLGAFASSFSLNSFPAHGGLRQAEALLQQAVRPPQATASPDIHGLLSPTLSNGLAGPDSPLQTRSRRTGGGLDGSSVSVKGLNSNLNINTLDLGFKEPQQSRLKKWTALDASVNAPLDQNPSKSGALSSGLRGEDPPFIPYDIRNGSSSPVSPPGSVGDGWPSRAKSPHGASHANWPPEFRPGEPWKGYPNIDPENDPHITPGSVINNLSIYTVRDVDHLRDRSSGPTSSLNTALPSTSAWSSIRASTFSGSLNSTAQSTSARTSDSKCAWSPGSGSSSSSSLAHELWKVPLLTRTAPSRPPPGLTGQKQPSSWDGSSLRLGGWASSDSRFTPGSSWSESSSARTNWLILKNLTPQIDGSTLRTLCMQHGPLITFHLNLPHGNAVVCYSSKEEAAKAQISLHMCVLGNTTILAEFASEEEVSRFFAQGQSMAASPGWQALGAPPTPRAGPMDGAHAFPGRSDAGHWSTTGDLQGSSLWGAPTYSASLWGNSGEGESRGVASPSPLSSFLPVDHLAGGGDTM; encoded by the exons ATGGCACCTATCCGAGACTCAGTGAGCCACTCCCCAAACCAGACAG ATGTGACTCACAGCAGCCTGGGCACCCAGTATGAGAATCACCTGTGGAACTCTGGCTCCCCAGGAAGCGATTCTGACGTCCCCTGGGGCGGTGGCGTCATCGTAGGCGGGTGTGACAGAGAGGTCTGGCCCTCGATCCACAGCGGCAACACAGATCTAGCCTCGGAGTGTGTTGATGGCGACTCCGCCTCCAGCTCGGGCTCAGAGAAGAATCTCCGGGCGACTGTTGCCAAGGGCAATGGCAGCGATGGAAAACAGGCCCACGGGCCCGGCTCTCATTTCACAGTGGCAAATGGCAGCGACTATGCTGGCAATGGAGGCCTGGGGGGAACTTGGGGTGTGACACACAGCCCTGCCGTGGGTGTGTGCGAGGGCCCTGTGGAGGCCTTAGCCAGCGAAGGCGCTCTGAACGCAAACGCCTCCTGGTCAATCTCGCAGAGTGCTGGGCTGATGGGTGCCACACAAGCAGACCCCTCAGTCTGGAGGGGGGTGCTCCAGGAAGACTGCTCTGAGCCTGCAGCCACTGGTGCCACTGGTGGGCAAACTCAAAACCTTAACACTGAAAAAAACGGACCAAACAACACTACTAACGGCGTGACCTCCAGTTTACCAAACTCTACTGGTTCGTTGGAAATGGACGAACCCTCCACGTGGCACACGGGTGCCGGGGTCGACTCCGCCCAATTCCGGACCACCTCCATTGTCCCCGGAAACAGCAAGGGAGGAAACGGCGGATCTCATGCTGTAGTGTGGGCAGCGCAGACAGGCACTACCTACTCGAGTGACAAATCTTCTGTCCTGGAAGACCCAGCTGCGTCTGACACTGTGAATGCGAGCCTGGCTCACCCCGCAGCTCACGGTGCTGCCTCCTTTGGTAATTGTGACGACGACAGCGATTCCAGGGCTCAGAATGGAGCGTGGGACTCTGGCCCCAGGGCCTCACAGACCATGACCTGGAGCACTGGTGGCAGCGTTGGGCCTGCAACAGCCCCTCGTCCCTGGGAGAGtacatcctcctcttcctcatcttcGTCTTCCTCGTCCAACGCTGGAGCCAGGGTCTCGAACGGGGAATGGACATCCATGCCCGGTGGTAGACAGCGGCACCACACCGACAGTGCAGACAAGAAGGGAACAGGCGGCTGGAAGTCCCTTGAGGATGACGCCCTCGGTGCCGTGGGGCAGCAGGGTCACGGCACCTGGTcccgaccagcagggggcagcgaaGGCAGTGCTGACAGTAGCACTGGCAGCCATGGGGACCGAGAAAAGGATGCTCATCATGGCAACGGTCgcaaaaaaacaaaccacaCTTCAGGGTTGGTGCAGAATATGATGTCACAGGCTGACATTGATCCCCGGGTCCTGTCTAACAATGGCTGGGGTCAAACACCAGTCCAGCAGAACACCACCTGGGATACGGGCATCACCTCTAACAAAAAGCCAGATGCTGGCACGGGGAGCTGGGGGGCTGCCCCCACCCCTAGCAGCAGCAGCTCGACAGCCACAACTAGATGGGAGGATCTGAAATCTGCCTCGGGATGGGGGGGTGCCAAAGGTCTGAGTGGACAGGACAGTTGGGAAGATGGTTCAGCCAGAAATGGCCAGTCATCAGGCTTGAGCAAGGAGGACAAGTCTTGGTGTGGTACTCAGAAGATGAAGCAAGGCTGGTCATCTGGACccgaggggtggggtggggagagCTCTCAGATGAATCACTGGGTGGAGCCCCAGAAATCAGGATCTGGCAGCTGGGACAGCGACAGTGACCGTTCAGGCTCTGGATGGAGTGAGTCGGGCCATCGCAGCAATCGATCAGGCAGTGCCCACTTCAAGAACGATGGTCCAACAGGCTGGGGAGAGCCTTCCAAGCAAGGCGAGCAGAATCGGGGCTGGGGTGAACCCACCAAGCAAAACAACCAGAACCAGGGCTGGGGTGAACCCACCAAGCAGAACAACCAGAACCAGAGCTGGGGTGAACCCACCAAGCAGTGTGAGCAGAACCGGGGATGGGATGAACCCGCTAAACAGAACAACCAGTGCTGGGGGGAGCCCAGCAAGCAGGGCGACCCAAACCGAGGTTGGGGTGAGCCACCCAAACAGAACGACCAGAACCAGGGCTGGAGTGAGCCCCCCAAGCAGACTGACCAGGGCTGGGCTGAGTCAGGAAGCGCTGGCACAATTCGACGTAAAGGTATTGAGAACAGTAAGAGAAACCAGTCCACCTCTGGCTGGGGAGGTGATTCCACCTCACATGGCTCTCCAGACTGGAACAAGATGCAGGAACCTGCGTCCAGCCCATCTGGGGCTCCTGGCAACAACAAACCCTCTGGGTGGCTTGGTGGGCCGATTCCAGCACCATCTAAGGGGGAAGGGCCAACAGGCTGGGAGGAGCCTTCCCCTGAGTCCATCCGTCGGAAGATGGCGATCGACGACGGCACTTCGGCCTGGGGTGACCCCAGCAAGTACAATTCCAGCAGCGTCAACTTGTGGAGTTCCGGTGGCGGAGGTGACACAGGGGGTGACACAGGGACTCCCACAGGGACTCCCACAACTCCACAGCAGgccccggcgcctcccagcTCCTTCTCTGCGAAAGACAAGACCTTCAGTTCAG GGTGGGGAGAGCCGTACGAAAGGACACCGAAATGTGAATCATCTTGGGCCGAGCCTCCCACTGGTCCCCCAGTCTCAGTAGACAATGGCACAGCAGCCTGGGGCAAGCCAGCGGACACTGGGTCGAGTTGGGAGGAGTCCGCTGGAGGTCCTAGCAGCAGCTGGGGGCAGCAGTCACAGCACAAATCTG TGCCCAAACCTATGCAAGACTGCTGGGTTGCTGAGCAGGGGCCTGCGACGAGTCACCCGGCCTGGGAGGACAAGGGCCACGTGGAGATCGGGATGTGGAACAACGCCTCCCAGGAGACTAACCAGTCTGGGAACTGGTCTTATATGAAGAAGGCCCCTCCAAAG TTTAACAAGGTGGCCAGCAAGACAGACGACACTTGGATGAACCAGATGGCAAAGCAGTTTGGCAGCATTAATTTCCCT AGAGACAGTCCTGAAGAAGCCCTCCCTAGCAATAAGATGGAAGTACCTGGAG GGACAATGATGGACAAGCGAGCAGATGCTACGGAGTACAGCGGCATGATGGGAAGAGGAGCTGGCTCACGACATCAAGTGAACAAGGAGCCCTCAACAGACCGCGGACCTTACTTTGACAAG AATGTCGGGCCTGCGTTCGGGGGAGGTCATGTGATGGCACACGGCCGGAGCTCCCAGCAGCCCCCAGCACAACCCCGTGCTCAGGTGCCTTCCACGCTGCTCTCCTCTCAG GTCCCTCCATCACTGCTGAAATACCCCCCTAGCAACGGTGGTTTAGGCCTCTTCGGACCCCAGCAGTTGGCCATGCTCAGTCAGCTCAACCAGCTCAACCAGTTGAATCAATTGAACCAACTGAACCAGCTCAACCAACTGAACCAGCTCTCCCAGTTGCAG CGCCTcctcctgcagcagcagcagcagcagcagcagcagcagaagagAAACGTGCTAATGGGGAATCGGCAACAGCAAGATCCACAG GGTCGACCTCTGGGTCCCTGTTCCCAGCTTCCCCCACGACACCTGGACCCTCCCCAGCACAAACAGCAGCACAGCTCCTCTCAAGCTTCAGCTTTTCTGAACCAGCCAACTCTGAAGACCTACCTGGAGAGCCTGGTTCCCCAGGCTGTGGCCCCCGACCCCCCGAGGGAGCAGAGCACGCTGGGTGCCTTCGCCTCCAGCTTCTCCCTGAACAGCTTCCCTGCCCATGGGGGCCTGAGGCAGGCAGAAGCGCTGCTGCAACAAGCAGTGAGGCCCCCGCAGGCCACAGCCAGCCCGGATATACACGGGCTTCTGAGTCCCACCCTGAGTAACGGCCTCGCCGGGCCGGACTCACCCCTCCAGACACGATCCAGAAGGACCGGCGGCGGCCTAGACGGCAGCTCTGTGTCAGTGAAAG GCCTGAACTCAAACTTGAATATAAACACTCTGGATCTGGGTTTCAAAGAACCGCAGCAGAGTCGCCTGAAGAAATGGACAGCGTTGGACGCCTCCGTGAACGCACCGCTCGATCAAAACCCCAGCAAATCTG GTGCTCTCTCCTCTGGGCTGAGGGGCGAGGACCCCCCCTTTATCCCATATGACATCAGAAACGGCAGTAGCTCCCCCGTCAGCCCGCCTGGATCCGTGGGGGACGGCTGGCCCTCCCGTGCCAAATCCCCTCATGGTGCCAGCCATGCCAACTGGCCGCCAG agttCCGCCCTGGTGAGCCCTGGAAAGGTTATCCAAACATCGACCCCGAAAACGACCCCCACATCACTCCTGGCAGTGTGATTAATAACCTCTCCATCTATACTGTTCGGGACGTGGATCACCTCAGGGACAGGAGCAGTG GGCCAACCTCATCTCTGAACACCGCGCTGCCTTCAACTAGTGCCTGGTCATCCATTCGTGCCTCCACTTTCAGCGGTTCCCTCAACAGCACAGCACAAAGCACTTCAG CCAGAACGAGTGACTCCAAATGCGCATGGTCACCCGGTTCCGGCTCTAGCTCCAGCTCCTCCCTGGCCCACGAGCTGTGGAAGGTCCCCCTGCTCACCAGGACTGCGCCTTCCCGCCCTCCGCCCGGCCTAACCGGCCAGAAGCAGCCCTCATCCTGGGATGGCAGCTCGCTCCGCCTCGGCGGCTGGGCCAGCTCCGACTCCAGGTTCACCCCCG GTTCAAGCTGGAGTGAGAGCAGCTCAGCGCGGACAAACTGGCTTATTCTGAAAAATCTCACGCCTCAG ATCGATGGCTCCACGTTGCGGACCCTGTGCATGCAGCACGGCCCCCTGATAACATTCCACCTGAACTTGCCCCACGGTAACGCCGTCGTCTGCTACAGCTCCAAGGAGGAGGCGGCCAAGGCACAAATCTCGCTGCACAT GTGCGTTTTAGGGAACACTACCATTCTTGCTGAGTTTGCTAGTGAAGAGGAGGTCAGCCGTTTCTTTGCACAAGGCCAGTCCATGGCTGCCTCACCCGGCTGGCAGGCCCTGGGTGCCCCTCCCACGCCCCGAGCCGGCCCCATGGACGGTGCCCACGCCTTCCCCGGCCGCTCTGATGCCGGCCACTGGAGCACCACTGGGGACCTCCAGGGCTCCTCCCTCTGGGGGGCTCCGACCTATTCCGCTAGCCTGTGGGGGAACTCCGGGGAAGGTGAGAGCCGGGGGGTGGctagcccctcccccctcagctCCTTCCTCCCCGTTGACCACCTGGCAGGGGGTGGGGACACTATGTGA